From a single Micromonospora sp. WMMD1102 genomic region:
- a CDS encoding class F sortase — MSLGLALAGDALPVPPSATPPTAPVTLAGPDAPPGPDAPPGPDAPPGSGTLPAPAAAPPGGTAPDCRDGCPAGGMVDRPAAGAPTRIRIPRIRVDATLTRLRLNRSGRLAAPRGFTEAGWYAAGTAPGDVGPAVLAGHVDSATGPAVFARLSELRPGDRVEVRRGGRWIPFRVTGASRHAKDEFPTDAVYGPTPGAELRLITCAGVFDRPTRHYRDNLVVFAVADQPVVLPGSAAD; from the coding sequence GTGAGTCTGGGGCTAGCGCTGGCCGGCGACGCGCTGCCAGTCCCGCCGTCGGCCACACCACCGACGGCACCGGTCACGCTGGCAGGCCCGGACGCGCCGCCAGGCCCGGACGCGCCGCCAGGCCCGGACGCGCCACCCGGGTCGGGCACGCTGCCGGCACCGGCCGCTGCCCCGCCCGGTGGCACAGCGCCGGACTGTCGGGACGGCTGCCCGGCCGGGGGGATGGTGGACCGGCCGGCCGCCGGGGCGCCGACCCGGATCCGCATCCCGAGGATCCGGGTCGACGCGACCCTGACCCGGCTGCGGCTGAACCGGTCCGGCCGGCTCGCCGCCCCACGCGGCTTCACCGAGGCCGGCTGGTACGCCGCCGGCACCGCACCCGGGGACGTCGGGCCGGCGGTACTCGCCGGGCACGTCGACTCGGCCACCGGACCGGCGGTCTTCGCCCGGCTGTCGGAACTGCGACCGGGCGACCGGGTCGAGGTGCGGCGGGGTGGCCGGTGGATCCCGTTCCGGGTGACCGGCGCCAGCCGGCACGCCAAGGACGAGTTTCCCACCGACGCCGTCTACGGGCCCACCCCCGGGGCGGAGCTGCGGCTGATCACCTGTGCCGGCGTCTTCGACCGGCCCACCCGGCACTACCGGGACAACCTGGTGGTCTTCGCCGTCGCCGACCAGCCGGTGGTGCTCCCCGGATCGGCCGCCGACTGA
- a CDS encoding DUF2203 domain-containing protein, with protein sequence MFTLAQARHLIATLRPRIDELIVLRADLAELRADLADRGASPLGGLAEVKGLEARIFGILEELTGHDIQVKGFAPVLLDFPGERDGRPVLWCWLEGDSDLRWYHRVECGFSGRRPV encoded by the coding sequence GTGTTCACCCTTGCCCAGGCACGTCACCTGATCGCGACGTTGCGGCCGCGGATCGACGAGCTGATCGTGCTCCGCGCCGATCTGGCCGAGCTGCGGGCCGACCTGGCCGACCGGGGAGCGAGCCCGCTCGGCGGACTGGCCGAGGTGAAGGGCCTGGAGGCGCGGATCTTCGGCATCCTGGAGGAGCTGACCGGGCACGACATCCAGGTCAAGGGCTTCGCCCCGGTGCTGCTCGACTTTCCGGGCGAGCGGGACGGCCGGCCGGTGCTCTGGTGCTGGCTGGAGGGTGACAGCGACCTGCGCTGGTATCACCGGGTGGAGTGTGGCTTCTCCGGCCGCCGCCCCGTCTGA
- the proC gene encoding pyrroline-5-carboxylate reductase, protein MAPGAHTVAVIGTGKIGELMLSGLLRAGWPVDRLLATTRRQSRAEEIATRYGVQVVENLVAVAEADVLAVSVKPQDADALLDEIGAKVPADKLVVSLCAGLPTNFFARRLPDGTPVIRVMTNTPALVDQAMTAISAGVHATAAHLELAEEMFRPLGATIRVPESQQDAVTALSGSGPAYFYLLVEAMVDAGILLGLPRQVAHELIVQTAIGSAVMLRDSGEHPVKLREAVTSPAGTTISAIRELENHGVRAALLAALEAARDRAREIAAQND, encoded by the coding sequence ATGGCACCGGGAGCGCACACCGTCGCCGTGATCGGCACCGGCAAGATCGGCGAACTGATGCTCTCCGGGCTGCTCCGGGCGGGCTGGCCGGTGGACCGGCTGCTGGCGACCACCCGGCGGCAGAGCCGGGCCGAGGAGATCGCCACCCGGTACGGCGTACAGGTGGTGGAGAACCTGGTGGCGGTCGCCGAGGCGGACGTACTCGCGGTCTCGGTCAAGCCGCAGGACGCGGACGCGCTGCTCGACGAGATCGGTGCCAAGGTACCGGCCGACAAGCTGGTGGTCTCGCTCTGCGCGGGGCTGCCGACGAACTTCTTCGCCCGGCGGCTGCCCGACGGCACCCCGGTGATCCGGGTGATGACCAACACGCCGGCCCTGGTCGACCAGGCGATGACGGCGATCTCCGCCGGAGTGCACGCCACCGCCGCACACCTGGAACTCGCCGAGGAGATGTTCCGGCCGCTGGGCGCGACCATCCGGGTGCCCGAATCCCAGCAGGACGCGGTGACCGCGCTGTCCGGCTCCGGCCCGGCGTACTTCTATCTGCTGGTCGAGGCGATGGTCGACGCCGGCATCCTGCTCGGGCTGCCCCGCCAGGTCGCGCACGAGCTGATCGTGCAGACCGCGATCGGCTCGGCGGTGATGCTGCGGGACTCCGGCGAGCACCCGGTGAAGCTGCGCGAGGCGGTCACCTCGCCGGCCGGTACCACCATCTCGGCGATTCGCGAGCTGGAGAACCACGGCGTACGTGCGGCGCTGCTGGCCGCGCTGGAGGCCGCCCGGGACCGGGCGCGGGAAATCGCGGCACAGAACGACTGA
- a CDS encoding 6-phosphofructokinase → MRIGVLTGGGDCPGLNAVIRAVVRKGVATYDHEFVGFRDGWRGPLEGLTKPLGIAEVRGILPRGGTILGSSRTNPFKIDGGVEQIKTNLAEQGVDALVAIGGEDTLGVATKLHELGVQVVGVPKTIDNDLGATDYTFGFDTAVNIAMEAIDRLHTTAESHHRTLVVEVMGRHAGWIALHAGLAGGANVILLPERQFDVDQVATYVEKRFQKQYAPIVVVAEGAQPLDGQMRLQNQELDSFGHVRLGGIGQWLAEQLEAKTGKEARTVVLGHIQRGGTPTAFDRVLATRLGLSAIDAVHEGDWGKMVAMQGTDIVRVPLAEATRELKTVPLERYTEAEVFFGS, encoded by the coding sequence ATGCGTATCGGCGTGCTCACCGGTGGTGGTGACTGCCCGGGTCTGAACGCGGTGATCCGAGCGGTGGTGCGTAAGGGCGTCGCCACCTACGACCACGAATTCGTCGGGTTCCGTGACGGCTGGCGCGGCCCGCTGGAAGGGCTGACCAAGCCGCTCGGGATCGCGGAGGTGCGGGGCATCCTGCCGCGCGGTGGCACCATCCTCGGCTCCTCCCGGACCAACCCGTTCAAGATCGACGGCGGGGTCGAGCAGATCAAGACCAACCTGGCCGAGCAGGGCGTGGACGCGCTGGTGGCGATCGGCGGCGAGGACACCCTCGGCGTCGCCACCAAGCTGCACGAACTCGGCGTCCAGGTGGTCGGCGTACCGAAGACGATCGACAACGACCTGGGCGCGACCGACTACACCTTCGGGTTCGACACCGCCGTGAACATCGCGATGGAGGCGATCGACCGGCTGCACACCACCGCCGAGAGCCACCACCGCACCCTGGTCGTCGAGGTGATGGGCCGGCACGCCGGCTGGATCGCCCTGCACGCCGGCCTGGCCGGTGGCGCGAACGTGATCCTGCTGCCCGAGCGGCAGTTCGACGTCGACCAGGTCGCGACCTACGTCGAGAAGCGCTTCCAGAAGCAGTACGCGCCGATCGTGGTGGTCGCCGAGGGTGCCCAGCCGCTCGACGGGCAGATGCGGCTGCAGAACCAGGAACTCGACTCGTTCGGGCACGTCCGGCTCGGCGGCATCGGGCAGTGGCTCGCCGAGCAGCTGGAGGCGAAGACCGGCAAGGAGGCCCGGACCGTCGTACTCGGGCACATCCAGCGCGGCGGCACCCCGACCGCGTTCGACCGGGTGCTCGCCACCCGGCTCGGCCTGTCGGCGATCGACGCCGTGCACGAGGGCGACTGGGGCAAGATGGTCGCCATGCAGGGCACCGACATCGTCCGGGTTCCGCTGGCCGAGGCAACCCGTGAGCTGAAGACCGTGCCGCTGGAGCGCTACACCGAGGCCGAGGTCTTCTTCGGCAGCTGA
- a CDS encoding polyadenylate-specific 3'-exoribonuclease AS, which translates to MVYRYFYDCEFIEDGRLVDLVSIGVVDEYGREFYAVSTEFDDSRAVPWVRRHVLDKLPSPADRAWRSRERIRDDLYEFLMEPVRGRPGEKLELWAWYAAYDHVALAQLWGAMPALPREIPRFTKELRQRWEDQGSPPLPDAAADRHDALVDARHNLARWQAMHPRPAPS; encoded by the coding sequence ATGGTCTACCGCTATTTCTACGACTGCGAGTTCATCGAGGACGGCCGGCTGGTCGACCTCGTGTCAATCGGTGTCGTCGACGAGTACGGTCGCGAGTTCTACGCGGTCTCCACCGAGTTCGACGACTCCCGGGCGGTGCCGTGGGTACGCCGGCACGTCCTGGACAAGCTGCCGTCGCCGGCCGACCGGGCGTGGCGCTCCCGGGAACGGATCCGGGACGACCTCTACGAGTTCCTGATGGAGCCGGTCCGGGGCCGGCCGGGGGAGAAACTGGAACTCTGGGCCTGGTACGCGGCGTACGACCACGTGGCGCTGGCCCAGCTCTGGGGGGCGATGCCGGCGTTGCCCCGGGAGATTCCCCGGTTCACCAAGGAGTTGCGCCAGCGCTGGGAGGACCAGGGCAGCCCGCCGCTGCCGGACGCCGCCGCCGACCGGCACGACGCGCTTGTCGACGCCCGGCACAACCTCGCCCGCTGGCAGGCCATGCATCCCCGCCCGGCGCCGTCCTGA
- a CDS encoding Crp/Fnr family transcriptional regulator, whose product MEVRLPEPGDALTGVEMFAGLEPEVRQRVIAAAVPRTYRKGQLLFVENDPGESLIVLRRGAVAVFRTAPTGERAVLNVIRPPDVLGEVSLLDASTRSASAEAIEDCTALALSRGAFMELVHSNPRILDAVMRSLGGLIRRLTEQNADHVFLDLPGRVAKTLVRLAGESQAPMITIELNQSQLAEMAGGSRQSVNQAIGSFASRGWLRTEGRRIVVTDVAALRRRAGMAER is encoded by the coding sequence GTGGAGGTTCGCCTGCCTGAGCCGGGCGACGCCCTCACCGGCGTCGAGATGTTCGCCGGCCTTGAGCCAGAGGTGCGCCAGCGGGTCATCGCCGCGGCGGTGCCGCGCACCTACCGCAAGGGGCAGCTGCTCTTCGTCGAGAACGATCCCGGCGAGTCCCTGATCGTCCTGCGCCGGGGAGCGGTCGCGGTGTTCCGCACCGCCCCGACCGGCGAGCGCGCGGTGCTCAACGTCATCCGCCCGCCGGACGTGCTCGGCGAGGTGTCCCTGTTGGACGCCTCCACCCGGTCGGCGTCCGCCGAGGCCATCGAGGACTGCACCGCGCTGGCGCTGTCCCGTGGGGCCTTCATGGAACTGGTCCACTCCAACCCGCGCATCCTCGACGCGGTGATGCGGTCGCTCGGCGGGCTGATCCGGCGGCTGACCGAGCAGAACGCCGACCACGTCTTCCTCGACCTGCCGGGTCGGGTCGCCAAGACGCTGGTCCGGCTGGCCGGCGAGAGCCAGGCGCCGATGATCACGATCGAGCTGAACCAGAGCCAGCTGGCCGAGATGGCCGGTGGCTCGCGGCAGAGCGTCAACCAGGCCATCGGGTCGTTCGCCAGCCGGGGCTGGCTGCGCACCGAGGGGCGGCGGATCGTGGTGACCGACGTCGCGGCGCTGCGTCGCCGGGCCGGCATGGCCGAGCGCTGA
- a CDS encoding adenylate/guanylate cyclase domain-containing protein — protein sequence MTANCTRCGRIAAVGDRFCGGCGTELTPACPHCDRPLSPDAAFCTACGKPRPNPPGRPATMSQEDRRRVSVLFVDLIDFTPYVERADPELVRGMQTAFFAAARRVIGQYGGVVEKYIGDAVMALFGAPVATETDPLRCVRAGLELQRVLTRFTPTGADHLRFRVGVATGEALVDVAAARDGGQAIVAGDVVNTASRMQSVAPPGGVLVCGTTYALTRDAIRYSEQAPVTLRGRSSPTEVWLALAPVDRQPPDREPDTTPLIDREHELGLLVNALHRSIRDRLPQMVTVLGHAGIGKSRLVRELFRHTERLTDEPLTWRVGRCPPFGENVTFAALADIVKAEAGILDTDPAPVATRRLETALVELVGPGPADRLMDALRPVVGLPGPTLPAEESESAWRRFLVALAARQPTVLVFEDLHWADEAMLNFVELLGAYAQNVPLLLLCTARPELVNREPSWAGTITGSMTVTLPPLRDTGIASLYGHIFGQAAFSTDMLSPLVEVADGNPLYAHEYVRMLMEQGALRQSGRGWSLEKQPDLAMPDSVHSVIANRVDLLDGPDRMVLLAASVVGVQFWPGAVAAALGQSVESVERTLRRLEQRDFVHEQATSAMAGQPEFRFRHVLVRDVCYQRLPRTERVARHDRTADWLDSMSRGRDTDLAEVLAHHRWAAHEIAHTLGVDTERYAPPAREALHRAARRAYALHALDAAANHAGRALGLADDSDPVGRLHLELLLTEISYFRDGTAFLAGGGTDQLHALADRLFAYQETGGAARAWTLLGKAAWLRADRAGALSCLDRAGELFDALPDTAQKADAYAELGRLHMLNYERDPAVAAAGAAADIAERLGLVEVQTDARITVATARYQAGDRAGLDELHSILRFCQDSQLVVLPRVVRNLAHAMREEGDWIRADELVAFCPALAEAEALSTGGSAEAARAYWEGDVGRLLTIADGFVDTPAGRWDMQIRGMRAYLRVLRDEPVPGGTTGGTPAGRPEVGSPDDVADALQTARRSGFHRLHWNMLALGAFCRTLQGRTGEAADLLAELTDSWATVPALASGEWLPAASYAAALTGRDSAVRLRGMLDAVTHSTLWVEAAVRTVTAALAGADGDHERAGQLYLAAAESYGQIPDATDRMFGLALAAQQLALAGDDSAAEMALAEVRAFALRNRVPGLLRLGHPPPAQETETPMLAS from the coding sequence ATCACCGCTAACTGCACCAGATGCGGCCGGATCGCCGCCGTCGGCGACCGTTTCTGCGGCGGCTGCGGCACCGAGCTGACCCCGGCCTGCCCGCACTGCGACCGGCCACTGTCTCCCGATGCCGCGTTCTGCACGGCCTGCGGCAAACCGCGCCCGAACCCGCCCGGCCGACCGGCCACGATGTCCCAGGAGGACCGACGGCGGGTCAGCGTGCTCTTCGTCGACCTCATCGACTTCACCCCGTACGTCGAACGGGCCGACCCGGAACTGGTCCGGGGCATGCAGACGGCCTTCTTCGCGGCGGCCCGCCGGGTCATCGGACAGTACGGCGGGGTGGTGGAGAAGTACATCGGCGACGCCGTGATGGCGCTGTTCGGGGCGCCGGTGGCGACCGAGACCGACCCGCTGCGCTGTGTGCGGGCGGGCCTGGAGTTGCAGCGGGTGCTGACCCGGTTCACCCCCACCGGCGCCGACCACCTGCGTTTCCGGGTCGGGGTGGCCACCGGCGAGGCGCTGGTGGACGTGGCCGCCGCCCGGGACGGCGGACAGGCCATCGTGGCCGGTGACGTGGTGAACACGGCGTCCCGGATGCAGTCGGTGGCGCCGCCCGGCGGGGTACTCGTCTGCGGCACCACGTACGCGCTCACCCGGGACGCCATCCGCTACTCCGAACAGGCGCCGGTCACCCTGCGCGGCCGCTCCTCGCCGACCGAGGTCTGGCTGGCGCTCGCCCCGGTGGACCGGCAGCCGCCGGACCGGGAGCCGGACACCACCCCGCTGATCGACCGGGAGCACGAGCTGGGGCTGCTGGTGAACGCGCTGCACCGGTCGATCCGGGACCGGCTGCCGCAGATGGTGACGGTGCTCGGGCACGCCGGCATCGGCAAGAGCCGGCTGGTCCGGGAGCTGTTCCGGCACACCGAGCGGCTGACCGACGAGCCGCTCACCTGGCGGGTCGGCCGCTGTCCGCCGTTCGGCGAGAACGTCACGTTCGCCGCGCTGGCAGACATCGTCAAGGCCGAGGCCGGGATCCTGGACACCGATCCGGCACCGGTCGCCACCCGACGGCTGGAGACGGCACTCGTCGAACTTGTCGGCCCGGGGCCGGCGGACCGGCTGATGGACGCGCTCCGTCCGGTGGTGGGGCTGCCCGGCCCGACCCTGCCGGCCGAGGAGTCCGAGTCGGCGTGGCGGCGCTTCCTGGTCGCGCTCGCCGCCCGCCAGCCGACCGTACTCGTCTTCGAGGACCTGCACTGGGCCGACGAGGCGATGCTGAACTTCGTCGAGCTGCTCGGGGCGTACGCGCAGAACGTGCCGCTGCTGCTGCTCTGCACCGCCCGCCCCGAGCTGGTCAACCGGGAGCCGAGCTGGGCCGGCACCATCACCGGCTCGATGACGGTGACCCTGCCGCCGCTGCGGGACACCGGCATCGCCTCGCTCTACGGGCACATCTTCGGCCAGGCGGCCTTCTCCACCGACATGCTCAGCCCGCTGGTCGAGGTGGCCGACGGCAACCCGCTCTACGCCCACGAGTACGTCCGGATGCTGATGGAGCAGGGCGCACTGCGCCAGTCCGGCCGGGGCTGGTCGCTGGAGAAGCAGCCCGACCTGGCGATGCCGGACAGCGTCCACTCGGTGATCGCCAACCGGGTGGACCTGCTCGACGGCCCGGACCGGATGGTGCTGCTGGCCGCCTCGGTGGTCGGCGTGCAGTTCTGGCCGGGGGCGGTGGCGGCAGCGCTCGGTCAGTCGGTCGAGTCGGTGGAACGGACGCTGCGCCGGCTGGAGCAGCGGGACTTCGTGCACGAGCAGGCGACCTCGGCGATGGCCGGCCAACCCGAGTTCCGGTTCCGGCACGTGCTGGTCCGGGACGTCTGCTACCAGCGGCTGCCCCGGACCGAGCGGGTCGCCCGGCACGACCGGACCGCGGACTGGCTGGACAGCATGTCCCGGGGTCGGGACACCGACCTGGCCGAGGTGCTGGCCCACCACCGCTGGGCGGCGCACGAGATCGCGCACACCCTCGGGGTGGACACCGAACGGTACGCGCCACCGGCCCGGGAGGCGCTGCACCGGGCGGCCCGCCGGGCGTACGCGCTGCACGCGCTGGACGCCGCCGCCAACCACGCGGGGCGGGCGCTCGGGCTGGCCGACGACAGCGATCCGGTCGGCCGGCTGCACCTGGAACTGCTGCTCACCGAGATCTCCTATTTCCGCGACGGCACCGCCTTCCTGGCCGGTGGCGGCACCGACCAGCTGCACGCGCTCGCCGACCGGCTCTTCGCGTACCAGGAGACGGGTGGCGCGGCGCGGGCCTGGACGCTGCTTGGCAAGGCCGCCTGGCTGCGGGCCGACCGGGCCGGGGCACTGTCCTGCCTGGACCGGGCCGGGGAGCTGTTCGACGCGCTGCCGGACACCGCCCAGAAGGCGGACGCCTACGCCGAGCTGGGTCGGCTGCACATGCTCAACTACGAGCGCGACCCGGCGGTGGCGGCGGCCGGCGCGGCGGCGGACATCGCCGAACGGCTCGGCCTGGTCGAGGTGCAGACCGACGCCCGGATCACCGTGGCGACCGCCCGCTACCAGGCCGGTGACCGGGCCGGCCTGGACGAACTGCACAGCATCCTGCGGTTCTGCCAGGATTCCCAGCTCGTCGTGCTGCCCCGGGTGGTACGCAACCTCGCGCACGCGATGCGCGAGGAGGGCGACTGGATCCGCGCCGACGAACTGGTCGCCTTCTGCCCGGCGCTGGCCGAGGCCGAGGCGCTGTCGACCGGCGGCTCGGCGGAGGCCGCCCGCGCCTACTGGGAGGGCGACGTCGGGCGGCTGCTGACGATCGCCGACGGGTTCGTGGACACCCCGGCCGGCCGCTGGGACATGCAGATCCGCGGCATGCGGGCCTACCTGCGGGTGCTGCGCGACGAGCCGGTGCCGGGCGGGACCACGGGCGGGACGCCGGCCGGTCGGCCCGAGGTGGGCTCCCCCGACGACGTGGCGGACGCGTTGCAGACCGCCCGGCGCAGCGGCTTCCACCGGCTGCACTGGAACATGCTGGCCCTGGGCGCGTTCTGCCGGACGCTACAGGGGCGCACCGGCGAGGCTGCCGACCTGCTGGCGGAGCTGACCGATTCGTGGGCGACCGTGCCGGCCCTGGCCAGCGGGGAGTGGCTGCCGGCCGCCTCGTACGCCGCCGCGCTCACCGGCCGGGACTCGGCGGTGCGTCTCCGGGGCATGCTGGACGCGGTCACCCACTCGACGCTCTGGGTGGAGGCGGCGGTGCGTACCGTGACGGCCGCGCTCGCCGGCGCGGACGGCGACCACGAGCGGGCCGGCCAGCTCTATCTCGCGGCGGCGGAGAGCTACGGCCAGATCCCGGACGCGACCGACCGGATGTTCGGGCTGGCGCTCGCCGCGCAGCAGCTGGCGCTGGCCGGCGACGACTCCGCCGCCGAGATGGCGCTGGCCGAGGTACGCGCCTTCGCACTGCGCAACAGGGTGCCCGGCCTGCTCCGGCTCGGCCACCCCCCGCCCGCCCAGGAGACCGAAACCCCGATGCTCGCCTCCTGA
- a CDS encoding lysophospholipid acyltransferase family protein — MLYGLMKYVILGPWLRLIFRPQVEGRENVPASGPAIIASNHLSFSDSIFMPLMVKRKVTFVAKAEYFTGKGLKGWLVKMFFVGTGTIPVDRTGGRAAQAALDTQLEVLRSGNLAGIYPEGTRSPDGRLYRGKTGVARLALDSGAPVVPVVMLNADEIQPPGKLLPKIKRVRIRFGRPLDFSRYAGMGGDRFVERAITDEIMYELMELSGREYVDIYAQKIKTQQPRTAVTAAGNLPADSPADSLAA; from the coding sequence GTGCTGTACGGGCTGATGAAGTACGTCATCCTCGGGCCCTGGCTGAGGTTGATCTTCCGGCCGCAGGTCGAGGGGAGGGAGAACGTCCCCGCCTCCGGCCCGGCGATCATCGCCAGCAACCACCTGTCGTTCTCCGACTCGATCTTCATGCCGCTGATGGTCAAGCGAAAAGTGACCTTCGTCGCGAAGGCCGAATATTTCACCGGCAAAGGGCTGAAGGGCTGGCTGGTGAAGATGTTCTTCGTGGGCACCGGCACCATCCCGGTGGACCGCACCGGCGGCCGGGCCGCGCAGGCGGCGCTGGACACCCAGCTCGAGGTGCTCCGCTCCGGCAACCTCGCCGGAATCTACCCGGAGGGCACCCGCTCGCCGGACGGCCGGCTCTACCGGGGCAAGACCGGGGTGGCCCGGCTCGCCCTGGACAGCGGCGCCCCGGTCGTCCCGGTGGTGATGCTCAACGCCGACGAGATCCAGCCGCCCGGCAAGCTGCTGCCGAAGATCAAGCGGGTCAGGATCAGGTTCGGCCGCCCGCTGGACTTCTCCCGGTACGCCGGGATGGGCGGCGACCGCTTCGTGGAGCGGGCCATCACCGACGAGATCATGTACGAGCTGATGGAACTCTCCGGCCGGGAGTACGTCGACATCTACGCCCAGAAGATCAAGACCCAGCAGCCGCGGACGGCGGTGACGGCGGCCGGCAATCTGCCCGCCGACTCGCCCGCCGACTCCCTGGCCGCCTGA
- a CDS encoding DUF308 domain-containing protein: protein MSAGGARRGRRDNGLEATEYAVAGDVDPRLGEHLLDVLAAGGIAAYLQPSADLNPVTRTTIVPPRPVDRLYVDRSFLATARDYLTQLADEDPPGQPPAPRQDPDPDVEAEWVRIVAGYHTEVAADSRSWPAVEDVAAAESTDRPAGTGTARPGTDPAGPAEPGVRRLPSATEFSGISVGGRADEPSLLDGLDTFGADLPGDPDDERYVPPMPPPLPRLSKYAVVGVLALVAGFALFLFPHLLPIDRGLVTMLGFAGILTGFVTLIWRLRPGNEPDDDPDDGAVV from the coding sequence GTGTCAGCGGGTGGCGCCCGCCGGGGACGGCGGGACAACGGGCTGGAGGCGACGGAGTACGCCGTCGCCGGCGACGTGGACCCGCGGCTCGGCGAGCACCTGCTCGACGTACTGGCCGCGGGCGGGATCGCCGCCTATCTCCAGCCGTCCGCCGACCTCAACCCGGTGACCCGGACCACCATCGTGCCGCCCCGGCCGGTGGACCGGCTCTACGTCGACCGGAGCTTCCTGGCCACCGCCCGGGACTACCTGACCCAGCTCGCCGACGAGGACCCGCCCGGCCAGCCGCCGGCTCCGCGCCAGGATCCGGACCCGGACGTGGAGGCGGAGTGGGTTAGGATCGTCGCCGGCTACCACACCGAGGTCGCGGCGGACTCCCGGTCCTGGCCCGCCGTCGAGGACGTCGCGGCCGCCGAGTCGACCGACCGGCCCGCCGGGACGGGCACCGCCCGGCCGGGCACCGACCCCGCCGGTCCGGCCGAACCGGGCGTACGCCGGCTCCCCTCGGCCACCGAGTTCTCCGGCATCTCGGTCGGCGGCCGGGCCGACGAGCCGTCGCTGCTCGACGGGCTGGACACCTTCGGCGCGGACCTGCCCGGCGACCCGGACGACGAGCGCTACGTCCCGCCAATGCCGCCGCCGCTGCCCCGGCTGTCGAAGTACGCGGTGGTCGGGGTGCTGGCCCTGGTCGCCGGCTTCGCCCTCTTCCTCTTCCCGCACCTGCTCCCGATCGACCGGGGGCTGGTCACCATGCTCGGCTTCGCCGGCATCCTCACCGGGTTCGTGACGCTGATCTGGCGGCTGCGGCCCGGCAACGAGCCCGACGATGACCCGGACGACGGAGCGGTGGTCTGA
- a CDS encoding trehalose-6-phosphate synthase, producing the protein MRQSSLVVVANRLPVDDSVAPDGACEWRRSPGGLVSALHPLLQHTPATWVGWAGGTGPAPMLADVDGVRMHTVPLAGDDVRDHYEGFANATLWPLYHDAVEQPVYHRRWWEAYQRVNQRFAEAAAEAAEPGALVWVQDYHLQLVPALLRAARPDLRIGFFMHVPFPPPELFMQLPRRAELLLGMLGADLVGFQRPQAAHNFAQLATKVLGLTATDRRIAVDDRVVRIGAFPVSIDMTEMEALADRPDVVARAARIRRDLGDPQHVLLSVDRMDYTKGIEQRLKAYSELLATGHVKVRDTVMVQVAVPSRERVEQYQILRDRVEREVGRINGEFGRVGEPAIHYLTQPFDRAELVALYRAADIMAVTPLRDGMNLVAKEYVAARVDNGGALLLSEFAGAAAEFPEAFLVNPHDLEGLKLTLMHALQAIPADLTARMTAMREQLRVNDIRAWARSYLTALDQTGTLVRRLTTS; encoded by the coding sequence TTGCGACAGAGTTCCCTCGTGGTGGTGGCCAACCGGCTGCCCGTCGACGACAGTGTGGCGCCGGACGGCGCCTGTGAATGGCGCCGCAGCCCCGGTGGGCTGGTCAGCGCACTGCACCCCCTACTCCAACACACCCCGGCGACCTGGGTCGGCTGGGCCGGCGGCACCGGTCCCGCACCGATGCTCGCCGACGTCGACGGCGTACGCATGCACACCGTGCCGCTGGCCGGCGACGACGTACGGGACCACTACGAGGGCTTCGCGAACGCGACGCTCTGGCCGCTCTACCACGACGCGGTGGAGCAGCCGGTCTACCACCGCCGCTGGTGGGAGGCGTACCAGCGGGTCAACCAGCGGTTCGCCGAGGCGGCGGCGGAGGCCGCCGAGCCGGGCGCCCTGGTCTGGGTGCAGGACTACCACCTGCAACTCGTGCCCGCCCTGCTCCGGGCGGCCCGACCCGACCTGCGGATCGGCTTCTTCATGCACGTGCCGTTCCCGCCACCGGAGCTGTTCATGCAGCTCCCCCGCCGGGCCGAACTGCTGCTCGGGATGCTCGGCGCCGACCTGGTCGGCTTCCAGCGCCCGCAGGCGGCGCACAACTTCGCCCAGCTCGCCACCAAGGTGCTCGGGTTGACCGCCACCGACCGGCGGATCGCCGTCGACGACCGGGTGGTGCGGATCGGCGCCTTCCCGGTCTCGATCGACATGACCGAGATGGAGGCGCTGGCCGACCGCCCCGACGTGGTCGCCCGGGCCGCCAGGATCCGGCGGGACCTCGGCGACCCGCAGCACGTACTGCTCAGCGTGGACCGGATGGACTACACCAAGGGCATCGAGCAGCGGCTCAAGGCGTACAGCGAGCTGCTGGCCACCGGGCACGTGAAGGTACGCGACACCGTGATGGTGCAGGTGGCGGTGCCGAGCCGGGAGCGGGTCGAGCAGTACCAGATCCTCCGGGACCGGGTCGAGCGCGAGGTCGGCCGGATCAACGGCGAGTTCGGCCGGGTCGGCGAGCCGGCGATCCACTACCTCACCCAGCCGTTCGACCGGGCGGAACTCGTCGCGCTCTACCGGGCCGCCGACATCATGGCGGTGACCCCGCTGCGGGACGGGATGAACCTGGTCGCCAAGGAGTACGTGGCGGCCCGGGTCGACAACGGCGGTGCGCTGCTGCTCAGCGAGTTCGCCGGGGCGGCCGCCGAGTTCCCGGAGGCGTTCCTGGTCAACCCGCACGACCTGGAAGGGCTGAAGCTGACCCTGATGCACGCGCTCCAGGCCATCCCGGCCGACCTGACCGCCCGGATGACCGCGATGCGCGAGCAGTTGCGGGTGAACGACATCCGGGCCTGGGCCCGCTCCTACCTGACCGCCCTGGACCAGACCGGCACCCTCGTCCGCCGCCTCACCACCAGTTGA